TGGATGCCTTTCTACAACTCCCCGAAGAGGAACGCACCGCCGCCATTGAACGGCGTGAGGTGCCCATCATCATCGCCCGGGATGTGCACAAGTGGTACGGGCACTTTCACGCCCTGCGAGGTATCAACATGGAGATTTACAAGGGGGAGGTGATTGTGATTTTCGGCCCCTCAGGGTCGGGGAAATCCACCTTCATCCGCACCATCAACCGCCTGGAAGCCCACCAGCGGGGTACCATCATCGTGGACGGCATTGAACTGACCCACGATGTGCGCAACATCGAAAAAATCCGCATGGAAACGGGGATGGTGTTTCAACAGTTCAACCTCTTTCCCCACCTGACGGTGCTGCAAAACATCACCCTGGCCCCCATCCAGGTGCGCAAGTGGCCAAAGGAGAAGGCCGAGGAAGTGGCCATGCAACTGCTGGAGCGTGTGGGCATCCCCGACCAG
This genomic stretch from Anaerolineae bacterium harbors:
- a CDS encoding amino acid ABC transporter ATP-binding protein, which gives rise to MTIVKTFDLDAFLQLPEEERTAAIERREVPIIIARDVHKWYGHFHALRGINMEIYKGEVIVIFGPSGSGKSTFIRTINRLEAHQRGTIIVDGIELTHDVRNIEKIRMETGMVFQQFNLFPHLTVLQNITLAPIQVRKWPKEKAEEVAMQLLERVGIPDQAHKYPGQLSGGQQQRVAIARALAMQPKIMLFDEPTSALDPEMIKEVLDVMEELAESGITMVVVTHEMGFAKAVADRMFFFDQGQIVESGTPEEIFTNPKEDRTKLFLSQILH